In Ornithodoros turicata isolate Travis chromosome 1, ASM3712646v1, whole genome shotgun sequence, the DNA window CTGTCGCGAAGAGTCGAACGGCTCGGATGCGGGCTTAGAGAAAAGTAGAGAAAAGGGTGAGGGTACCATTTCATCAGGAGCACAATAGTCTCGACAGAGGTTAACATCGCCTACAAAGTGCCTGTGCGGTTGTCATGATGCAGTCTATCGTTCGTCGGGACATTATTGCGGAGGGTAAGGGtccattcacacggtgcaacttTTGCTGCCACTTCGTTCCCACGACGGCCGCACGCAATTGAAGTTGCCACCAGAAGTGAAGTTGCAGAGAGTAGGCTCCCTTCATTGTAGTGTTGAACGAACTGGTCAGATGGCGTGAGAAaatgtcgtcatcatcatcatcttcgtcCAATCGCACGAGAGCGAGAAGTGAAAATAGGGTCGACAGTTTGCAAGTACGTATTCCAGAACACATTCGCGTGAAATATTTTACATGAACCGCCGGAGGAGCTTCCATACTGCTACCATCACCTTCGTAACCCGCGACGGCAGGGATGCGGAATTTACATTTAGGAGGTGATGCCACGACAGCCAGCCATTGCGACTGGATGCCTTCGGAGGAGGAGCCAAGTGATGGACAGGTTCCGCCTGGAGGTTGCGAAAAGAATCGCTCGTGGGCGAACAATACTGAAATTCTAGCAACCGGACTGCGCAACCCCTTTACACGGCTCAACCTCGCTGCGAAACCTTTTGCGCACTTCCATTTCACTAAAAGGGCTAAAAGCAAAGTTGCGCTAAAGTGGCATTGTGTTAATAGATCCTAATAGAGAGTATACCGTCCTAAATCCTACGACAAGGTCATCACCTCCCACAGGCCTCCGAAAATAACAACATCGGGCACAATAGACTAAGCGACAACAGGGTTGAGCGTCTTGGTAACCAAAAAATAGTTACAAAAATGTACTTTAATACAACCACGCTAAAACTTTACGTACAACATTCGCCCACTGCCGCTATTGAATGACTTAAAATTTTACTGCTGCCGATACTTGGTAATAAGATATTTATTCTGAAGTCTTGTTGTTTCGGAACTGGCTGAAGCTGATGGCATCTCAGCGGCATCTAACATTGTATCTGCCATACGACTCCTCCATCGTGTCCTTGGCGATGTCTTTCGACGTTTTGTCCCTCGTGCAGCTGGTCTCCTTCAGCGAGTTCTCGATGCACACTTTCAAAAGGTCAAGTTCCCTGCAGTATCCCAATGATTTAGGAGGTGATCAATTTACCACACATTCGATACATATGAATGTCACGTGAAAGACTAAAATATTCGACGTTAGCAGTCGAAAAAGCCCGACACCGGCGGGAATCGAACGACGCAGCTCTTGATAGCCGATCAAGCGCGCTGACCACTACGCTACACTGGCACGGCTTACCGACAACTTGCCAGTGGACATCACTCAACGAACAGGACACGCACTCACTCGCTTCACATCCTCTCCCATATGTTTcttcacacgcacacacacatatacactgTTTTCTCCtggacgccgccatattgaaagcgcagcgccgtctagccgGGGGAGCATGTTGAAAACAGTTTATCGCACAATCCAAAGAGAAAGAAAGCACACAGGTCGTGTCCTTCCTCCTTGGTGTCACTTTTCTCCTCTCTGTCTTGTGCTGGCTGCAAAAGCGCTCGgtgaggctggctggaaaatGGTGTATACATTTACAAGGTGTGTTCTCTAAAAGGTCAgccacattttcgcgcgtgacgcgatacctacttgacggacagacttccgctgccacACAGTGAATAATTTTGGTTTTTCTGGCATAAATTCTTCACTGTGTGGCAGCCGAAGTCAGTCCGTCAAGTAGCGATCGCGTCACGAGCGAAAATGTGgctgaccttttagagcacaCACCCTGCACACACATACAACACAGGATGAGGCaacggccatctcgtgagcatgTTTCAAATCGATATTTTATGCTTTTAGGTACATTGAGACTGATGTTGTGTTCCTCTATTTgtgcgttccagcctcagaacaggtACTTTCCATCAAGAACGTCACGTGTCACTTATAAGACGAATGCAAGGTCGGCTTGACCGCAGGACACGAAAGCACATCCGCCTATACGCTATTTTCTCATGGACGCCGAcatattgaaagcgcagcgccgtctagccgGGGGAGCACGTTGGAAAGAGTTTAGCGCACAAGCCAGACTGAAGGAAAGCACACGGGCCGTGTGCTTCCTCCCTGGTATCGCTTTTCTCCTCTCTTGCTTGTGCTGGCagcaaaagcgctgggtgtgagtgaggctggctggaaaacaGTGTACAGAAGCCTACTTATCTCAAAAATTTTGTTCTGCGATAACATATAGCTCATACCCCGAAAGCATAATTCATTATAGGACCGGAGCGGTATTGGTCCAAGGAAATGCAAAGTCGGAATGCCGTTTTAGTCAGTCCTCAGCGGCATCAAAGCATGAAACTCTACTAGATGCGTGACGCCACGGGTCAATTCCGTCACGTCCGCCATTGTTCGAGCAGCGCAAAAGCTCGACTGCACCGCCAGACTCGAGGATTGAACTcttggattaaaaaaaaaaagaattcagAGACTAACAATAACTCCTCTGCTGGAAGATAAATGGACGGTTTGTTGTTCCTAAAATGTGTCGTGCATCACGCTTGTGTGCTACATAGGAGGTTATATCACTGTCCTACAATGATACAGATTATACTCACTCGCATATGTCCGTGTCGGCGTGGATATCCCTGGCTCTTATGATACGGTAAGACTCCTGCTGACAGGTGATTACTTTGTTTCGGAGGTCTTCCTGCTGACAGTTTGGCTCTTCCGCTTGCTGTTCTTCCATCATGTCTGTAATACTTCATTATGAACCTCTGCCCATGTCAGTGACCTGCATGATGCTATTAAACTATGTAAACACAATCCACGCTGGACTTCGCTGTGCAGAATATTTCGACCGTTCTTCATGTTTGGTTCGGCAGACGAGGCCGTAAGGTGCAGCACACCTATTCGTAGACGATACATGTTAATCATTGCTCTCGAACAGCAGCCTTCGTGCACCGCAACCAGCCCTCGTCCTTTCACTTCGTGGTTAAGTCTTTACTTGTACTTTTCcactaaaaaaaatgtcaatACGAAGAGTTATTCGACTCTATTGAATGACATGAAGCCTGCAACTCGCTGTAAACCAAGGTTAAAACAAGTTCTACTTTGTTTTCTTCTACACAAGGCTCACAAAAGAGACACATCAATCGACTAGCAGTGTGAGGTCATCCACTTGAAAGGAATAAAGCGATTGACTTATCACATTTTCGAAACCGATATCGTGAACAACTTTCCGATCTATTAAACTTCACTAAGGATTCAAAAACAACGAAGGGGGTTAGCAAAGCTGTACGCAGCTTGGCTAACCCCCGTCCACCGCAGCTTCGCCAAGTAACATGCAGAACgggttatgcggtgaagtccatttctTAGAGCTGCTTAGTTCTGAAACAGCACGGCAACCCGCGCAcacacaataacaacaactttattttaagatgatgaatgggaagtttcatcgcaggaggcgatactctaccccattgctggtggtaatgtggggaatgaaataatgagccccttcacaataagtattgaagtccgattgtgtccagaaaggtcaaaaaaGCTTTGAGCGAACCGCGCACATAAAATTATTAATTCCTCGTTATTGTTAACATACGTTTATAGAAGCGTTCGTCTTGCGTGTCTGAAGTACGATTTATGAAGTAACATTGAACGAGGAACAGTTCCTGTGATGGCTCTAAAAGATAGCTGCTTCCATTCCTTCTGTCAGTGTAATGTAACGAGCAGGTTCTGTATATAGGACTTGTTACCTGACGATCACGAAATTACTTTCTTGTGTTGTAATGATTTCGCACGAATATGAAAACAAATTGAATGAtgacagttgaagaaaaggcaccagcagggGGATTCAAACCCACACACCCTGATTGTCATGGTGCATATACTAGATGCCTGCCCAATAAAGCAAAATCGGCCGTTCACGCTACTGTATGGGGGCGCCAGTTTCCTAGGGTCAACGGAAACACTACTATAGTTAGAGCAGCGTAAGCGTACGCTGCCGTACACTCCGTgtatagggctgttgcgctGGAGTTTTTGCGCGGACGGTGGCGCCTACGAGCGAGGGGCAGCCGAAGTAGCCGCTCGTTCCGTCGCTTTGTTGGGCTAGCGTAGGTGGTGGGAACCATCGGCCCACCGCAGAACAAGCGCGTGACAAAAAAAGCGCGCGGTGCTTTGCTGACTGGCAGAGAGCAGGGCACGGCAGGCGAATTCCTCAGGCAAAAGCGCGCTCGCTATGTTGTGCTCCCGCTCTTAGTAAATTTAGCAAAAGCTGTTTGTCGTATTCTCTTACCATAACTTTGTGAATGCAACAGCCCATTCAAAATGCAAGCTTTCAGTACAGCTACACTTATGAAACAGTAATAGTTACAAATGAATGTTCAGCTTGTTATTCAGCAGAGATTAATAATTTCGGCAGGCTAACTTAGACTTTTAAAATGCGTTCAGATATCTTCTGCGGCCCCTGGAAAACGTCCAGAAGGAGGGGGCGGGGGTTGAATGTGGCACTTGGGATTGTAAAGGGTCACAATCCCTGGGCTAGCGTGTATGTAGTCTGCATAGTATTTCCAGTATTTCTGCAGTACTGTTGTGTTGTAGGCTGTCGCAACTGTTACAAAAATTAAAAGGAGAGGATAGGACAGCGTCATGACATATACTGCGGATATCGCATCTAGATAACTATCACGGACCTAGGAAGCTAGCGCCACCATTATGGACGACTGGCGCCTATGTGTTTCGATATCATTGGTCAAACATGTAGTATATAGAAGGCGGTGGTGTAATTGATAGCATttctgaccggcaatcagagtgagtgggttcgaatcccattgctggtgccttttctacaactgccatcattcaaatGAAGTATACAAATGGGCATTGTGAGctttgtgttgtgtttatccTTCTATGTTAAATTGCCTCGTCCACTACAACGTTACATAAGAAAACGAGATATGAAATACCGTAATTCTGCAATATGGGCCCACGTCTAGAGAAGAAACATGCACCCTTATCCCATCAAAAAGAATTTTTTGTATGCCGATGTTTCGTATCGTTATCCCCATCGTCAACTGGTGAGTCAGAATCTGTAACCCTACATGAATATTTCTTGCACACCAAGCGGTTGTAACATGTGCTACGAACCTGATTCTTAGACAGAAAACGCGTGAACGCAGAAAAGTGCAATCTGGAGGGGCCACTGTGGAGGGCATGCGCAAGACAAATGGTATTGGCAAATTCTTCAGCCTGCTGTGATTACAAACAGCTGCGGTAAGTGCTGTTACCCGTTGGTACGTATAGCTTCTATTCCCGGCGGTGCGTCTTGAAACTAGCGAGCCACTCACAATACGGGGCGCAAAGTCTGGACACAATGACCGCGACAACCAAGACACAACGAGGTGGCAGTTTATTGTCCAGAGCGAGAATGAGTTTAGTTAGAACCACCTGGTATATGACATATGAACTTAAGCAACTAAGCGGAACGAAACGTACGTTTCATAGCCATAGTCTTGCATTCCAAGGTGTACTCCCCGACGACTGCCTTTGAGAAGTGCAGCATGCGACTGATGAGGTCCTTGTTTCCGGAGCACGCGTCATTCTTTATCAGTGGCGTCACACAGTGCTTGTACTCAGTCAGGGACCTGGGACCAAGAAACTCATATTCAACGAGTATGTTGCTTTTCAACAGCATATAGTGTATCTTTCGGAAAGTATATAAGCACGGTTTAATATTAGGTTATTGTTCGACTAATAATGAAACAACCACATGTCGCTCTTCCACCATTTATAATGGTCCAGTCGCTTAGGCACTATACGAAAATTAGCTCAATCACCATAGCAGCTCCCGATTCAGCTGAAATGGGCTGCGTTACGATTAAAATAATGTTAGACAGTACAAATAACACTGAGTATAAAAGTGCGTCGCACCAAATGATGACTAGTACATTTGCAATGCTCACTCATGGGACAGACATGAGGCAGACTTCGAATATTTTAATGAAGTGCGCAATTAAAATTGACGGAATTGGAGGATGCAAATGCGGCCACAGAAGTTTTCCCCGTAGGAGCAACGTTTTTAATTAAGCAATGTCTCACAATCTGTTGCGTAAAGAAATAAGTGCGACCTTGTTCACAGTGTACACGAAGGTGCATTTCTAATGGTATCTTCGACTGGCAGCCACCGGTCGCTCTAGAGCACTCTGGAGCGCGTGCTCTATCTTTGCCTGGACAACACTAAGCGCTCTAACAGCACTCTAACTTCGgcagttgtttctttcttccaccttctttcttcctccagcTCGGAGCGCTCTGGCTTAAAACACTGTAGGAAAGGGGGAGCGCTAGTTCACGAAAACATAGAGCAACTTTTTGTAAGATAAATACCAAAAGAGGATGTTCCCGCCTTCTACATACGTCAGAAAGGAACCCACCAGGAAAGGTACGCAGAGTCATTAAGTAGTAGGAAGGGAATCTCATCGACCTGAACCAGTACAGTCTACTGTGCTACCACAAAGACAGTGGAGTAAATTGGTCATAGAACTCCGTGGACAATTCCCTACGGGTGAACGCATCTGCGTTGTCGTAGACCTCTACATTAGTCGGGTCTAAAATACTTAGGTCAGCAACGGGTACAGCAATTGTCTCTCTCGAAGAACTATTTCCACGGTTTGGATACCCTGACACAGTCATATCCGACAACGTACCACAGTCTCTGGCTGAAGAACGTAAGACATGCATGAACCACCATCGGAACAAAGACAAACCACGTCACACCTTATTGTCCACAGGCAAACGGTGCCGCCGTAGAAAGGATAAGCAAAACATACTGAAAATGTTACGGGTTACAGTAGCAGAAGGAGTAGACTGGCGAAAGGATCTTCATTCACTTCTGGCAACATACCGCGTCACGACACACAGCACCACGGGACACAGCCCTGCAGAACTAATGTTTGGACGAAAGATCCGCTGTATTCCGGAGGTCGTTGACATTCCACACGATGACGCCCAGAGGGAACACGATGTGCGCCAGAAGCAAATTTCGAAACGCCACGCTGACACTTAGACGTGTTGCGCAATACAACTCTATCGCAGTCGGCGATACTGTTGTCTCAATTCAAGAGAAAAAGGACAAGCTTTCGAGAAAGTTTGCTCCCTGAAAGTGGAGAAAAAAGGAAGTCAGGCTATCGTTGGAAAAGATGGAAAGACAACCTGTTGCAACGTTGCACAGATGAAGACGATTATAAACAGACGTCCGACGTGCGAACAAGACTTTGCTGAAGCGAACAACGAAGAGTCGTATCGAGCCGTATCGAGCAAGACTTCGTTCTGCCTACAAACGACAATGTTCATAGCGCATAAGAAGAAGAAGTCGTCACCTACAGACCATTAATGTAGCTCGTGTACCCTACCACATAATCGCAATGAATGTAATAATCTTTTGGAGAAGATGAGGAATGTAGTGTATACGCCAAGCTCGACTAGCAACCAGGAGAATACAATATCGCGGACTAGACCGCACACGCATCTCTGTGTGCTCCAGGGTTAGACCCCGTAAAGTAACCAACCAAATAACCACCCAGTGGGTCTCATCCAAATAGCCACCGATATTGGCTTCTTTAAAAATTGTGGCAGCAATCGCTGCGCAGATTGTCACTGAAATGCGACAGCATTGCTGAGCTCATCGCGGCCATTCTTTGACGATGGGCAGTATAGAGACCTGTGGAAACTGAAGTAGCTCACGTACTTAGCAACCCTACCTTGTCTATGCCCCTGACAAAGACACATAACACTTACAACACTATAACACTTCCCGTACGGGTTGTGGGAATTTTATCGTCATTGACTAGATGCAAATTCTAGACTTCCTTCATGAAGTCCGCGAGCCAGCTGTTCCGCAGTGAAGTCTCCCACGACAGTCATGGGCATTTTGTGTTCCTTGAAGTTTTCTACGAAGCCTActcgagtccaataaacgaacacaacatTGATTTTGTCTTTAGATGATCCCGCTGTAATGTATACCAGTACCATGATGGTGGGGGCATCCAGGAAGGGATGGTCCTGTGCTTTCTGTTGCGGGTTATTCTCCGCGACTACCCGATTCCCAGAGCAAGATGGACAGCACACCGCTTCCTCTTCTGTACCACCATTACCTTTTCCTCTTTTATTCACCCTTCCATGGGTTCACcgtgggtgcaccgagccgccaccccCGAGTAGGCTGACCGAGCCTTCCCCAAACATCATCCCCCCTTTCCTACGACGCATGCGTCGCCAACCTCGTCTGCAGCGGCTAGGGAGTGTCCTACCTTGTCTACTTTTGGGctgtttattcgctcggaggcGCTCAGAGCGGACATGACGTCCCGGAGTTGGGTCGTAGGCGTACGAAAACTGGCTCAGATCCGCCCGCTCTGTGTTTGGATATTCGCTCGGATCACATCCGAGGCAGCTCGCTTCGCTCGGAGTCTGGAGGACGAGCTCGCCAATCTTTCCCATAATTCATCAGCTAGAAGACGGCGACTACTTTGAAGTTTTGAAATTGTTTTCGTCTAGACCGCCTTACCGCCAGAATCAGATTGTGGAATTAATCATAAGTGCTTAAATTTTGCCTCTGGtacttaaaaaaaatgtaaaaatcGCTGGCAATGAAACAGATCGGACACGTTTAGGTGACACAGGCTTTCATGCAGAGTCTGCACTTCTATAGACAACATTGGAATGGTggacaaaaacaacaacaacaactttattttggctttggagagtgggaagcttcatcgccacaggcgatactctaccccattgctggtgggaaagtgGGGACAAAAGGTggacaaaaagaagaaacacaaaGCAATAAAAACTGTGAAGTACACAGAAGTAAAACCATCGGGCAATTAACATATGGGAAGGGACAGCAGGATTTGGCGCATGTGAATAGAATGGCTGGAGATAATCAGGTTCAGTGCGAGAATCTGTGTGTCTGTCCATGGGACGCATAGAGTCCGGGTATTTTGTTATAAAGTTGTAAACAGTGGGGCCCCGAACTGTGGCTCCGCCGGAATTTTCCGTAGAATTTTCTTTCCTACTCGGTTTCCCCCGACCGATCCATTTGCGGTCCCATGACGCACTCCCGCTAAGCTCGTGCTCTGCTGCCGAGCAAATAAACATAAACGACCTTTGAGAGTGACTACCTAATGGCTAGGAGAGTTACGTCGTTTCTCGAGTAGATAGCTTCGTTTGTCTTCTCTCTTCGCATGGGAAACGCATCACAAGCATGGGCTGATGCcggggcattttttttttcttttttgttggaGGGGGGAGGCGGGGGGctctttgtcgaagcgcgtaaCTGGGAACGGGAGAGCGGAAAACTAATGGTTGACGTAATGGTTGACGTAATGGTGGACGTAATGCTTTGAGGGCCGATCACCCTGACAGAACACCCGCGCACGGATTTGAACCCCGGTCACCTCCCAATGGCGGCGTGGAATGCCATTATCGTAGCCACTAGGCCACAGGAGCTAGCTATGGGAGTTCTCACGGCGGTTTGTGGTTTTGTAGCCGCGCTTGAACACGTGATCTCCAAGCAGCAGCCAGTGAGTGCAGGGCTTACACTGCGACATACTCCGCCTCAAGAAAACTCGGAAGGTTCGCTGATAAATGCTATGCATTTAAAAGAACCGTGCATCAGTCTTAACCAGATCATAACCTTGCATCAGTTGTTGTTATCACGTTCAGACACCATTTACATCCTAATGAAGATGGCACGAGGGTAAGAACAGAACGAAATGTACTTACTCGCAGAGTTTCTCCTTATCTACTTCTAACTGGAAGTTGAGGTTAACGATAGCCCTGTCAAAGGTGGTTCCGCAGGCAAGATGACGATTCAAGAGGGTCTTACCATCGCACATAACATAGTCGTAGCTTTCTGAAATAACGCAAAATGAAAATCACCGCAGTTCTTGAAATAAACACTAAATAAACGGTATTTTACGTGCCAAtactagggagttttag includes these proteins:
- the LOC135398645 gene encoding uncharacterized protein LOC135398645 — its product is MHHSVYAVLCWTLVVQVAPTLAYSIDWDTQPGRRKPFALPVTGCMENRLLRMRIECERILEDVELRRAEKDQAEACRNLRKYSTCIDRSLSSTKCRRDRYVFGREVDRRKRQLRTYNWDCQMNIQSYDYVMCDGKTLLNRHLACGTTFDRAIVNLNFQLEVDKEKLCESLTEYKHCVTPLIKNDACSGNKDLISRMLHFSKAVVGEYTLECKTMAMKHMMEEQQAEEPNCQQEDLRNKVITCQQESYRIIRARDIHADTDICEELDLLKVCIENSLKETSCTRDKTSKDIAKDTMEESYGRYNVRCR